ATAGATACGAAATCCTTGCCCCTCAGCCATCGTCGCGCAGGGCCCGAGATGCTGTTCTATGATCGGCTGATAGCGCAGGAAACTGTTGGCGACGAGTCGCAGTTCGCCACCCTTTTTAAGATGTTCGCGTGCTTTTCGAAGCAGGTTTTCAGACGCGGCGTAATCGGTATGAACGCCGGTATGGAAGGGCGGATTGGTCAGAATCACGTCCAGATGGCTCGGTGCGGCATCAATTCCGTCGCCTGTCAGGACGTCCGCTTCAAGCCCGTTGGCGGCGAGTGTCAGAAGACTGCTGGCCGTGGCGAACGCGTCCACGTCCAGCAACGTGACCTGGCTGTCGGGATAACGACGCTTTACAGCCGCTCCCAAAACGCCTGCGCCGCAGCCAAAGTCCAGCACATGGCCACCCGGCAAGCGGTCGAGGTTTTCCAGTAACAGTGCCGAGCCGCGATCAAGCCGGCCATGGCTGAACACGCCAGGCAGGCTGATGACGTTGAGCGGCGTGTCGCCAGCAGGGACGTCAAAGTGCTTGGCCAGGCTTTCCAGCGGCACGGCCTGGGGGGCGTTTTCTACCGTGACTTGCCAGAGCTGACAGTGGCGAGCGCTGTCGAGTTTGCGTGCGCGTCCAAAAGGGCTCAACTGACGAGCAGCCGCTTCAATGCCGGCGCGTTTTTCGCCGACCAAAAACAGCTCGCGGCCAGCCAGCCGTGAGGCGAGGGCGTTGAGCAGGTAATCGGTGAGGTCTTTGGCTTTGGGCAAAAACAACACCGCTGCATCGAATGATTGATCCGGCGCGTGCACGCCGAAATGCGTGCGGTCCGGGAAACGTGCGTCGAGCGCCGCACGGTCCCCCGCATGCCAGCTCCAGCCATGGGCGTTGGGTAACTTGCCCATCAGGTCATCGGCTGGCAAGCCGGTCAGCAGCAAGGAACCCTGAAAAAAATCGGGCTGACGGAGTAACACTTCACTGCGAGGGTCCATCGTCGGGTCCTTGAAAAAGAGCGGAGTTTAACAGCGCACGCCTATCGGAGCGCGCTCTTGCATAGGTTAAGGGCTGTTAGCTCACCACCCGGATTGGCGCACCGGCGTAGAACCCAAGCGCATTCTCATTGACCTGCGCAACGATGCGTTGTCGGGCTTCCTGGCTGCCCCAGGCGCTGTGCGGCGTGATGATCAGGCGCGGGATATCGCCTGACAGCAATGGATTGCCGTTGACCGGTGGCTCGACCGTCAACACGTCGGTGGCGGCGCCGCTCAGTTGACCGTTGCGCAAGGCATCGGCCAGGGCCTGCTCGTTGATCAGCCCGCCGCGTGCGGTGTTGACGATGAATGCGTGGGGTTTGAACAGGCTCAGTTCATGGGCGCCGATCATGTCGCGCGTGTGTTCGTTGAGGGGGCAGTGCAACGTCAGGGCGTCGACTTGCGGCAGCAACTCATGCAGCGGCACGCGGTCGGGGCGTGCCGGGCGTCCTGGAATCTGCCCCGACAACACGCGCATGCCGAAGGCTTCTGCCAGCTTGGCGACCGCGCCGCCCAGTTCGCCGTGGCCCAGCAACCCCAGTGTTTTTCCTTCCAGTTCGACAATCGGGAAATCCAGCAGGCAGAACTGCTTCGACTGCTGCCACATCCCTTTGTGAATCGCTGCCTGATAGTCCAGAACCCGAGTGGCCATCGCCAGCAGCAGCATCAACGTGTGCTGCGCGACCGAAGGCGTGCCGTAACCCTGACAGTTGCTGACCACCACGCCGTGTTTGCGGGCCGCGTCGAGATCGACATTGTTGACGCCCGTCGCCGTAATCAATATCAGCTTGAGCTGCGGATTGGCGGCGAGGGCGGCCGCGTCGATCATGATTTTGTTGGAGATGGCCACATGGGCGCCGTGCAGTCGTTCCGCGACCTGATCGGGCGTGGTGCTGGCATGCAGCTCAAGCTCACCGAATGTCTCACGCCACGGGCTCAGGTCCAGATCACCCAGATCCAGCGACGTATGATCGAGAAAAACGGCTTTGCGGTTAGCGCTCATGGGCAGGGTTCCTGTGGTTGAGGGTCAAGAAAACGATAGGGATATGGGGTCATAGTGCTTCAGGATCTCGCTCTGACGCCACCCGCCCGCGTCCCGCGCCACTCTGTCGGCGTGAATTCTTTCGTCGCGATGCGGCGGGCTTTTGCTCGCATGGGCTGAAGCGTAAGGTAGCTTTCTTCCCCGAGCCTGCTGCTCTGTCTGACCCCGGAGACCCACTATGTACTTGACGGAATTTCTCACTGTTGCGCTGATTCACTTGTTGGCGGTCGCCAGCCCAGGCCCTGACTTTGCGGTCGTCGTACGTGAAAGCGTTACCCATGGCCGCAAGGCCGGAACGTACACGGCGATGGGGGTGGGCAGCGCGATTTTCCTGCATGTGGGGTATTCGTTGCTGGGCATCGGGCTGATCGTTTCGCAATCGATCGTGCTGTTCAACGCGCTGAAATGGGCGGCCGCTGCCTACCTGCTGTACATCGGCATCAAGGCGCTGCGTTCCAAACCGGCCAGCGCCTCAGATGCGCCGGTCGATATCGCGGTAGGCCAGCGCACCGCCCGCGGAGCGTTCACGGCGGGGTTCGTCACCAATGGCTTGAACCCCAAAGCCACTCTGTTTTTCCTGTCGTTGTTTACCGTTGTGATCAATCCCCACACGCCGATGGTTGTCCAGGCCGGTTATGGCGTCTATCTGGCAATAGCGACGGGCTTGTGGTTTTGCATGGTCGCCCGTCTGTTCAGTCAGCCGCGCGTGCGTGCAGGCTTCGCGCGAATGGGGCATTGGTTTGATCGCGCAATGGGCGGCGTCCTTGTAGCGCTCGGTGTGAAGCTTGCGTTTACCGAGATGCATTGAGCTGCGCACTGTTTGGGAGAAGCTTGCCCGCGAAGTTTTTCGGGGTTGGCGCGAGAGCTGCGTCGCAGGCTTCGCGGGCAAGCCTCGCTTCAACGCAAGAAGTGTTGTCCAGTCCACCGCATCAAATGGCGTAACGCCTGCATCAGTGCCCTGCGACCCAAATCATCCCTTTGGCTGATTTGGGTCGCAGGGCGGGCCTCTAGAGTGCACATCTTTGTGCAACGCCTATGCACCTCGAAAAGGGATTCTTATGTTGCAGACTCGCGTGATTCCACCCGCCGATGGCGCCTACCAATATCCCCTCTTGATCAAACGTCTGCTGTTGTCTGGCAGCCGCTATGAAAAGTCGCGAGAAATCGTCTATCGGGACCTGTCGCGCCATTCCTACCTGACCCTCAACGAACGCATCTGTCGGTTGGCCAACGTGCTGACGCAAGCAGGCGTCAAAGCCGGCGACACCGTGGCCGTGATGGATTGGGACAGCCATCGTTACCTTGAGTGCATGTTCGCGATCCCGATGCTTGGCGCAGTGATTCACACCGTAAACGTGCGCCTTTCCCCCGAGCAGATTTTGTTCACCATCAATCACGCCAACGACACCTTTGTGCTGGTCAACAGTGAGTTCCTGCCGCTGTATCAGGCGATTGCCCCGCATCTCACCTCGGTAGAAAAGACGCTGCTGATCACAGATACCGCTGACAAGACCGCCGACCTGCCAGGCTTCGTCGGGGAGTACGAAACCTTGCTGGCGGCTGCGAGCCCCCATTATCAGTTTGAAGATTTCGACGAAAACTCGGTTGCAACGACCTTCTACACCACCGGCACGACGGGCAACCCCAAGGGCGTTTATTTCACCCATCGCCAGTTGGTGCTGCACTCGATGGCCGTGGCAACGACAATGGGCAGCATTGAAGGCGTGCTGCGTCATGACGACGTTTACATGCCGATCACGCCGATGTTTCACGTGCATGCCTGGGGCGTGCCGTATGCCGCGACCATGCTCGGCGTGAAGCAGGTGTACCCCGGCCGCTATGACCCGGAACTGCTGGTCGAGTTATGGCGCAAGGAAAAAGTCACCTTCTCGCACTGCGTCCCCACCATCATGCAGATGGTGCTCAACGCCGACGCTGCCAGGGACGTGGACTTCAGCGGGTGGAACATCATCATCGGCGGCAGCTCGCTTAACCGTTCGCTGTACGAAGCTGCCAAGGCCAAAGGCATTCAACTGACCGCCGCCTATGGCATGTCGGAAACCTGTCCGCTGATCTCCGTCGCCCACCTCAACGAAGAGCTGATGGCCGGCACAGAAGACGAGCGCATTACGTATCGCATCAAGGCCGGCGCGCCATGCATTCTGGTGGAAGCGGCGATTGTCGACCTGCAAGGCAACTTCATGCCGTCCGACGGGGAGACTCAGGGCGAGCTGGTGTTGCGCGCACCATGGTTGACCGAAGGCTATTTCCAGGAGCCCGAAAAAGGCTCGGAGTTGTGGGCGGGTGGCTGGTTGCACACCGGCGACGTGGCGACGCTCGACAGCATGGGCACCATTGATATTCGCGACCGGATCAAGGACGTGATCA
The DNA window shown above is from Pseudomonas sp. BSw22131 and carries:
- a CDS encoding class I SAM-dependent methyltransferase is translated as MDPRSEVLLRQPDFFQGSLLLTGLPADDLMGKLPNAHGWSWHAGDRAALDARFPDRTHFGVHAPDQSFDAAVLFLPKAKDLTDYLLNALASRLAGRELFLVGEKRAGIEAAARQLSPFGRARKLDSARHCQLWQVTVENAPQAVPLESLAKHFDVPAGDTPLNVISLPGVFSHGRLDRGSALLLENLDRLPGGHVLDFGCGAGVLGAAVKRRYPDSQVTLLDVDAFATASSLLTLAANGLEADVLTGDGIDAAPSHLDVILTNPPFHTGVHTDYAASENLLRKAREHLKKGGELRLVANSFLRYQPIIEQHLGPCATMAEGQGFRIYRAKKA
- a CDS encoding LysE family translocator, with translation MYLTEFLTVALIHLLAVASPGPDFAVVVRESVTHGRKAGTYTAMGVGSAIFLHVGYSLLGIGLIVSQSIVLFNALKWAAAAYLLYIGIKALRSKPASASDAPVDIAVGQRTARGAFTAGFVTNGLNPKATLFFLSLFTVVINPHTPMVVQAGYGVYLAIATGLWFCMVARLFSQPRVRAGFARMGHWFDRAMGGVLVALGVKLAFTEMH
- a CDS encoding fatty acid--CoA ligase; its protein translation is MLQTRVIPPADGAYQYPLLIKRLLLSGSRYEKSREIVYRDLSRHSYLTLNERICRLANVLTQAGVKAGDTVAVMDWDSHRYLECMFAIPMLGAVIHTVNVRLSPEQILFTINHANDTFVLVNSEFLPLYQAIAPHLTSVEKTLLITDTADKTADLPGFVGEYETLLAAASPHYQFEDFDENSVATTFYTTGTTGNPKGVYFTHRQLVLHSMAVATTMGSIEGVLRHDDVYMPITPMFHVHAWGVPYAATMLGVKQVYPGRYDPELLVELWRKEKVTFSHCVPTIMQMVLNADAARDVDFSGWNIIIGGSSLNRSLYEAAKAKGIQLTAAYGMSETCPLISVAHLNEELMAGTEDERITYRIKAGAPCILVEAAIVDLQGNFMPSDGETQGELVLRAPWLTEGYFQEPEKGSELWAGGWLHTGDVATLDSMGTIDIRDRIKDVIKTGGEWISSLALEDLCSRHPAVREVAVVGIADPQWGERPFALLVAREGHVIDARSLKEHLKPFVELGHINKWAIPSQIALVTEIPKTSVGKLDKKRIRLDIVEWQSTNSTFLSTL
- a CDS encoding 2-hydroxyacid dehydrogenase, which codes for MSANRKAVFLDHTSLDLGDLDLSPWRETFGELELHASTTPDQVAERLHGAHVAISNKIMIDAAALAANPQLKLILITATGVNNVDLDAARKHGVVVSNCQGYGTPSVAQHTLMLLLAMATRVLDYQAAIHKGMWQQSKQFCLLDFPIVELEGKTLGLLGHGELGGAVAKLAEAFGMRVLSGQIPGRPARPDRVPLHELLPQVDALTLHCPLNEHTRDMIGAHELSLFKPHAFIVNTARGGLINEQALADALRNGQLSGAATDVLTVEPPVNGNPLLSGDIPRLIITPHSAWGSQEARQRIVAQVNENALGFYAGAPIRVVS